The Nitrospirota bacterium DNA segment TGAACGGAGGCAGGGGCTCAAGGTGGCGTGCCCAGAGGAAATCGCCTATCGGAGCAGATGGATAGATGCGTCTCAATTGGAAAAGCTCGCGCAGGCTCTCGTGAAAAACGAGTATGGCCGTTATTTGCTGCAGGTATTGAAAGAGCCGCTATTCTGAAGCGTCGGCTTGGGTTGCCATTCGTATTTGGATACGTCTGATTTTTCCTTAAATGAGAGATGAAAGGGTGCGGGTTTAGTTATGCACATCATTCCGCTCGCCATACCGGAAGTATTGGTGATCGAGCCCCGTGTTTTCAAGGACGACCGTGGATTCTTTTTTGAAAGTTTTAACGGTAGAGCATTTGAAAAGGCTATTGGCAGACCGGTTGCGTTTGTTCAGGATAACCATTCCTATTCCTCAAAGAACGTGCTGCGTGGTCTGCACTATCAAATCAGGCAGCCACAGGGAAAGTTGGTTCGAGCCATAGCAGGAGTTATATTCGACGTGGCGGTGGATCTTCGCAAGGGGTCGCCGACATTTGGGCATTGGGTCGGGGATATCCTGAGTGCGGAGAATAGGAAGCAGATATGGGTCCCTGAGGGTTTTGCCCATGGATTCGCCGTGATGTCGGATCACGCCGAGGTCCTGTATAAAACTACGGACTATTGGTCGCCGGAAAACGAACGGTGTATTGTCTGGAATGACGAGACGTTAGGGGTTAAGTGGCCTATCGATGGGCCACCCATAGTCTCCTCCAAAGACGCCCGAGGTTCGACTTTGCAGACTGCGGAAGTTTTCGCCTGACTTTTCAGATGGGTTTTGCTTGTGATGCCATTGGCGCTGAGATCGTAGCTGTGGCCGCTGTCATAGATCTCGCTCGCATCTCTACTTCCTGGTACGGTGTTGTGTCCATTCCCCGTGAGTGCAAACTCTCGTGGCTCCGTGTGATTTAGGAGGGAAGGCAGGAATGGTCGAGCTTGAGGGTGTCGTGAAGTATCTGATCTTACCTTCGAGTATCGTCACGGTCGGTGTAGTTGTTAGTTTCGTTCTAGCCTGTATTCATTCAGTACGGCGATGGAGTATCGCAGCAGGGATCGTCGCATTAGTGGTATACGCCATTTTTGGGGCTGGGCCAGTTTCGTTCTTTTTATTAGGCTCTCTTGAATATCAGATTCCTCCTGCGACACCATTGGAGCAAAAGGCTGCTTCGACGATCGCGGTCCTCACCGGGTATGCCGAGTATGACTCCGACCATCCGCTGAGCAGCCAGGTTAACAGTGCTTCCGCATTTCGTCTGCTCGAAGCCCTTCAATTATTCCGATCCTCGCCGGATTCGACGGTGATTGTCAGTGGGGCAGGGGAAGTGGCTACGATCATGCGTGATGTGCTCGTGTCATCTGGAGTTCCTGCTGGCCAGGTTCTGGTTGATCCCGATTCGTTCAGTACCTTCGAAAGCGCAAAGCACCTTGCCCACACGCTTGCGGGAAGGCCATTTTTACTCGTGACATCGGCAGGGCATATGCCGAGAGCGATAGGAGTATTTCGGAAAGCTGGCACAAGCCCCCTTCCTGTCCCAACACACTATTTGACGAAGCGTAATGCGCTAGCCACCCAATATTTCCCGTCACCGACACATCTGGCCTACTCCGATCTGGCCATTTCTGAATACGCTGCGTTGGCGTGGTATTACATGAATGGTTGGATGTGACCTTGGGCCTAGGAGCTACTTGGTTTGTTCCTTGCGAGGCTTTGAGATATCTATGAATTTGATCATCAGCAATGAGTGAGTTGTTACCGTAAGAACTGATGCTGCTGGGCGTGAAAGTTTTCGAATCGATCGAATGATCAGGTATCGTTGGGAAAACGGAATCACCTGGAATATACTGTTGGGCTAATAGATGATAGAGGTACGATGAATCCTATTTTTCGCACGCTTGTGCTTACAAGCGGCCTCGACGATAAGAAACCATGGTGGTGGGACCACATTCCGCATGATCGGGCAGGGTGCCAACTTGACCACCACAAGATCCTGTTGGATCGTGGGAAAATATCCAGTGTGGCTTCCGTCCGATTCGTCGTATTTGTCGCTCAGGTCTTTTCTGTCTTGTGGCGTGCAAGACATAGGTATCACAATATTTTGACATTCGAGTGTGGATGGGAGTCGTTCCTGGTGTCAGTTTTTCAAACGCTGACATTGTCCCGTCGTCCGCGGCATGTGATACTGCAGTTTATCATGCGTGAGAAAGGTCAGAGTCTCTCATCGAGAGCTAAGTACCTTTTTATGCGCTGGTGCTTTTCCTCCGTGTATTTGTGCGTCTGTTCCTCTCGTGCGGAAATCTTATACTATCAGAAGGCGTTTACGTGGCCCAGCGCAAAGCTTTGCTTCGTTCCTCTTCATACCGATCCTCGTCTTTTAATTGGTGAGAGTGGCAAGAACGATGGATTTGTTCTTGCCGCCGGTCGTACGTTCCGTGATTACGGTACACTTCTCGATGCATTTCGGCAGATAGATGTGCCGTTACTGATCGTCGCTTCTCGATGGAACATTGATCCGAACGATCTCCCTTCAAACGTGAAGGTTGAATATGACGTGCCTGGCAGTGAGCTTATGGCCATGATGTCTCGATGTCTGGCGGTGGTCGTCCCGCTTGAAGAACGAATGATCTCGATAGGTCAAAGTGTTGTGCTTCAGGCCATGACGCTTGGGAAGGCAGTTATTGCGACGAGAGTGAATGGAACCGAGGACTACATTGATCATATGGAGACGGGGATTTTGGTCCCACCCAAGGACCCTGGAGCGATTCGAGATGCAGTCGCACTGCTTATTAAGAACGAAGGGCTTCGGCTGAAGCTGGGTCGTGCGGCTCAGGATCGTGTTAACCAGATGTATCTTCCTGCCCATTATGCAAAGGCTGTTTCAGATCGATTGCAGTCAATATGATGGTTTAGGTTGATCGAGAAAAATAATTAGAGTATGCCGTGCTCAGTGCCGCCGATGGTAAGTAATCACTGGACTGACTCAAATGAATGATATCAGGAAGAAGCTTTTCCGCATATGGGTGATTAGAGTCCTTGTATCGCTCGCAGTCCTTGCGCGCGGATTGATGTATTTATTTGTCGACCGGT contains these protein-coding regions:
- a CDS encoding glycosyltransferase family 4 protein — its product is MNPIFRTLVLTSGLDDKKPWWWDHIPHDRAGCQLDHHKILLDRGKISSVASVRFVVFVAQVFSVLWRARHRYHNILTFECGWESFLVSVFQTLTLSRRPRHVILQFIMREKGQSLSSRAKYLFMRWCFSSVYLCVCSSRAEILYYQKAFTWPSAKLCFVPLHTDPRLLIGESGKNDGFVLAAGRTFRDYGTLLDAFRQIDVPLLIVASRWNIDPNDLPSNVKVEYDVPGSELMAMMSRCLAVVVPLEERMISIGQSVVLQAMTLGKAVIATRVNGTEDYIDHMETGILVPPKDPGAIRDAVALLIKNEGLRLKLGRAAQDRVNQMYLPAHYAKAVSDRLQSI
- a CDS encoding YdcF family protein, giving the protein MVELEGVVKYLILPSSIVTVGVVVSFVLACIHSVRRWSIAAGIVALVVYAIFGAGPVSFFLLGSLEYQIPPATPLEQKAASTIAVLTGYAEYDSDHPLSSQVNSASAFRLLEALQLFRSSPDSTVIVSGAGEVATIMRDVLVSSGVPAGQVLVDPDSFSTFESAKHLAHTLAGRPFLLVTSAGHMPRAIGVFRKAGTSPLPVPTHYLTKRNALATQYFPSPTHLAYSDLAISEYAALAWYYMNGWM
- the rfbC gene encoding dTDP-4-dehydrorhamnose 3,5-epimerase — translated: MHIIPLAIPEVLVIEPRVFKDDRGFFFESFNGRAFEKAIGRPVAFVQDNHSYSSKNVLRGLHYQIRQPQGKLVRAIAGVIFDVAVDLRKGSPTFGHWVGDILSAENRKQIWVPEGFAHGFAVMSDHAEVLYKTTDYWSPENERCIVWNDETLGVKWPIDGPPIVSSKDARGSTLQTAEVFA